Proteins encoded together in one Bradyrhizobium sp. PSBB068 window:
- the ccoN gene encoding cytochrome-c oxidase, cbb3-type subunit I, producing MTSPSSVAKSMTMGEAGLVSGLAVFAFACLLGAAMGHDAAFSFHAALGCAASLISVIVIGNRYLDRPAEPPPAEIGGRPNYNLGPIKFASAMAMFWGIAGFTVGLIIAMQLAWPALNLDLPWTTFGRLRPLHTSAVIFAFGGNVLIATSFYVVQKTCRTRLAGDLSPWFVVVGYNFFILIAGTGYLLGVTQSKEYAEPEWYADLWLTIVWVTYLLVFLMTLVKRKEPHIFVANWFYLAFIITIAVLHLGNNPALPVSFLGSKSYIAWGGVQDAMFQWWYGHNAVGFFLTAGFLAIMYYFIPKRAERPVYSYRLSIIHFWALIFLYIWAGPHHLHYTALPDWAQTLGMTFSIMLWMPSWGGMINGLMTLSGAWDKLRTDPVLRMMVVSVAFYGMSTFEGPMMSIKVVNSLSHYTDWTIGHVHSGALGWVGFVSFGALYCLVPWLWNRQLYSLKLVNWHFWISTIGIVLYISAMWVSGILQGLMWRAYTSLGFLEYSFIESVEAMHPFYIIRAAGGALFLVGALIMAFNLWMTVNAGQASETEGAGALQPAE from the coding sequence ATGACCAGTCCGTCTTCTGTTGCAAAGTCGATGACGATGGGCGAAGCCGGCTTGGTATCGGGGCTGGCAGTTTTTGCGTTTGCTTGTCTCCTCGGTGCGGCGATGGGGCACGATGCAGCGTTCAGCTTTCACGCGGCGCTTGGCTGCGCTGCCAGCCTGATATCCGTGATCGTGATCGGCAACCGCTACCTTGATCGTCCGGCCGAACCGCCGCCGGCTGAGATCGGTGGGCGCCCCAATTACAATCTCGGGCCGATCAAGTTTGCTTCCGCGATGGCGATGTTCTGGGGGATCGCGGGCTTCACTGTGGGTCTGATCATCGCGATGCAGCTGGCGTGGCCGGCGCTTAATCTCGATCTGCCCTGGACGACATTCGGCCGATTGCGGCCGCTGCATACGTCTGCCGTGATCTTCGCATTCGGCGGCAATGTCCTGATCGCAACGTCTTTCTATGTCGTGCAGAAGACCTGCCGCACGCGCCTTGCCGGCGACCTGTCGCCCTGGTTCGTCGTGGTCGGCTACAACTTCTTCATCTTGATCGCCGGCACGGGCTACCTGCTCGGCGTGACTCAGTCGAAGGAATATGCCGAGCCGGAATGGTATGCCGATCTTTGGCTGACGATCGTCTGGGTGACCTATCTGCTCGTGTTCCTGATGACGCTGGTGAAGCGCAAGGAGCCGCACATCTTCGTCGCGAACTGGTTCTACCTTGCGTTCATCATCACGATTGCGGTGCTCCATCTCGGAAACAATCCCGCATTGCCGGTCTCCTTCCTCGGCTCGAAATCCTACATCGCCTGGGGCGGCGTGCAGGATGCGATGTTCCAGTGGTGGTACGGCCACAACGCGGTCGGCTTCTTTCTGACCGCCGGCTTCCTCGCGATCATGTACTACTTCATCCCGAAGCGGGCGGAGCGTCCGGTCTATTCCTACCGGCTGTCGATCATCCATTTCTGGGCGCTGATCTTCCTCTACATCTGGGCCGGTCCGCATCACCTGCACTACACGGCGCTACCGGACTGGGCGCAGACGCTCGGCATGACCTTCTCGATCATGCTCTGGATGCCGTCCTGGGGCGGCATGATCAACGGCCTGATGACGCTGTCGGGAGCCTGGGACAAGCTGCGTACCGATCCCGTGCTGCGTATGATGGTGGTGTCGGTCGCGTTCTACGGCATGTCGACCTTCGAAGGTCCGATGATGTCGATCAAGGTGGTCAACTCGCTGAGCCACTACACCGACTGGACGATCGGGCACGTGCATTCGGGTGCGCTTGGTTGGGTCGGCTTCGTCTCGTTCGGCGCGCTCTACTGCCTGGTGCCCTGGCTGTGGAACCGCCAGCTCTACAGCCTGAAGCTCGTCAACTGGCATTTCTGGATCTCGACCATCGGCATCGTGCTTTACATCTCCGCGATGTGGGTGTCGGGGATCCTGCAGGGCCTGATGTGGCGCGCCTATACGTCGCTTGGCTTCCTCGAATATTCCTTCATCGAATCCGTCGAGGCCATGCACCCCTTCTACATCATCCGTGCCGCCGGCGGCGCGCTGTTCCTGGTGGGCGCCCTGATCATGGCTTTCAATCTCTGGATGACGGTCAATGCCGGCCAAGCCAGCGAAACCGAGGGGGCCGGTGCCCTCCAGCCCGCCGAATAG